GAATTTACTTGATTTTGAGTTTTTACTTTGGTTTCTAATGGTTCAAACATATTTAGAAATTAATAATAAATGTTCTTAAAACTTTATCTCCATGATGTGTTTCATTCTGTTTTATTTATTGCTTTTTGTGTAAATTGTTAGCTTGTGAGACTCGATGGTGTTCGTAACAGTTCAATTTTTTCCCAACAAATTTGCTAATATATCATACTATTTAATTAACTTAGTAATATAAGTTATGAAAAAATTGTCGGGGTTTTTGataagttaatattttattaattcaAATAACCCAAGtctcaatacaaaaataaaaattatattatattttaaACATGAATCAACCAATTAAGTTGGCAATATATGGTGTACCAATAGATAGATTTTTTTATAGTGTAAATTAAAGTATGAAAATCTACAAATAATAACTACAATTTATTAATTAGGTGATGGATTTGTATACCTCTAGTCAAATTTTTCAACTGCTATCACTGCAGGACTGTAGTAAAGTTATTAGGTAATAGCAATATGAACACCTTGAATTTGAAACTTGTTAACATCGAATTCTTTCTCAACAATATGAAAATATCTAATTATCAATTATATGAATTCCTATTTGTTTATTTTCGGTAAACTAGACGGATAAATTAGCGGCTAAAAACCATCACTTTTAAAATACATGGGATGACACTTATGCATCTCCATGACTcatcaaaaaatataaaatatccTTGTTGGACACTTCACCCTATTggattgatcaaaattataataatcacaaattccttacaataatcttTTGTAACAGAAAATATCAAGAGTGTAATGAATAATTCGTATGATAATTATTGATTGAAAAATAAACTAGTGAAATACACATAATCCATAGGTCTCAATTTGGTGTTAGATTAAACAGACAAATCAAATTACTTTTAAGCATTTAATTATAATctatttgattttgaaatttatatCTTGGTTTCCATTGACTCGAAcatatttagaaaataataataaatggtGTTTAATATCAAAAAAAAGTTAACATTCTTGTAATAATCACCACAAACCACACGTTATTGATATCtctaacaaaactagtcataaaaacccaaggtgaccaaatatGTGGTAAAAAAATCtcgttcaaatgttgggatccactAAAACTCCATCTAAAACAAAGTTGAAACAAAAACTCGaaatttcaaaattgatttcatcaaattttacaatgatttcatcaaattctttgggagttttgtgttatttttgtttttttttggatttttgtgttacttttgttttaatGGGtcttttgtggatggatagtgacaactttggggttataactctcGGAGCATATCCCTAATTCCCTATTAAAGGAACCCTCGGTTACCAAAGTAATAAATACTCTAGTATTCCAGATTTTTCGTACAATCTGAccatttggcaatcaccaaatcAAATTCAACGTATATACGATTATTTTCCTAATTTACCTATGCTTTAATCCGTCTTTTACAGTGGTAAACATGTCATTTTAACATCGGGCGTTTTCTATTCAAGTGCTTAAATACTCATTCTCACTCTCACTtcaagggaaaaaaaaaattattcggtGAGAAAGAATAGAGAAATCTccatgatacttcttatttacttcgcaaaacTCCGGAAATTCACAAGGAAGTCATCAACTGTGTACATATTTCCAGATCTACAAAATTTGggggaaaaaaatgaaattttagtGGAAGAAATTCATCTTCAGAAGACAAAGatgaagctactggaatgtcacccttttgtttaacatatggagttgaagcagTGCTACCAACAGAAGTTATTATTCCTACAACAAAGAGAGAGGCTTGGGAAAAGAACCTTAATACGGGAATGATTTTAAGCAAACTGGATGAAttagaagagaaaaaagaaagggCTTTACaacacatgaagaattatcagcgaagattagctcgagaatataataaacgtgttaAAATACGTCAATTTCAACCTGGTGATTTAGTGttgcgagaaacaccaatttatcagcgagaaaatggtggaaaattaacgaaaaaatgggatggaccttatatCATTaaagagatagttggaacaggggCATATAGATTGATGGATCCAGAGGGtaaagatgttggtcatagacttgacagaccttGGAACAGATTATATCTAAAGAGATATTACCCATAAAaattttggaaaagaaaaggTTGCGAGATTCTCGCAGAATGAAACAAAATGTTATGAAAGAATAGAACGATATTTTGCAAAAATTTCGCAGAaataaagatatttacaagagaaAATCAGAGATTGATGAAATATTAGAATGGGCGATCCAactatggcgtacaccctagttcgcgaaattaaaatttcgcaagaggaaaatgtaagacctaaagtacgtcataggaGGGGGTACCTGATTACATGACTCAGTGAAAAGTCACACTGCAGCTGGAACCtgaatcatggagatttggggtcaataaagcccatccaggagaggcgccttggattctcaacttgagcatatgactaaggttgggcgactaagggaCTCTTCTAAGGAGTGCGTAATTTGATCAAGGCGCCTAGGTACACGGTTGAGCCAAGAGTGCTGGGGCATCTAGAGCGTAACTGGACattcttggaaaaccttgacTTATACTGCAAtcggcccgaagaaaactccacttagggtgcagtctcgtaagcATCAGCCCTATaggaaaaagggataagaggctgcgaaaacaactggttgttgttaagaccggatgggaggagccaaccttgtatggtagaggtacgtctccttgaaggggcaaccagtgggatgataagggcgacaccctccattagggagctgataagtgtcaaaaaagacggcaatgtcatggggctttatttccGCAAGgaaatttaggcctgtcatattgtcgcaacagatattcaaaaaagaaagataagacgagatcaatgagtCACTGCATGAAAGTGTAAGAACGTCCTGCGGTTTCGTcggacggcaatgtcatggggctttattttcgcaaggaAATTTAGGCctttcatattgtcgcaacaagaATTCAAAAGAataagttaaggcaagatcaatgggttcttacatgaaagtgtaaaaatgtcctgcgattttgtcgaaaTGACAAAGGGTGGCATAgtaagacctttacttaggaaggaaaaataagaccacaccagAGATCGATATGGAAAGAAAATCCAATAAATCTTATCTTTGACAAGATGAATGAAAATAATGCAGATGAAGCTGCGAgattgaaatatatatatatacatccaGATGACAGAATAATCTCTTCTTTGCTTAATCTATCATTTACGaaaacaaataacagaggcaaatatggaaagatgaacagctgcgacaTTTAGAAGTATAATTTCTCATTACATTCTCCCCTTCGCAGAgaagacatgagaagaggcaagatgtaggatcaggaTCTCGCAAATGACGACATTTAGAAATTATCATTTACAACACATTGCGAAGACATCGCAGATGAGTTAGAAAAGTGATGTAACAAATGATGATAGCCTAAACACGATAAAAGTATGATGATCTTGCGAGATTGTGAAAGTTTGCGAATTTAACACTTATAAGATCGCGATAGTACCGCAGAGTACGAGGAAAGTACTTCTTATTCACATTCGAggaaggatacttcatacttcttatacttctcaaaggatacttcatacttcgcatacttcaagaaatgatacttcatatatacttctcaaagctccggaacttcacaaaagaatagaggcaagtacgtacttttcaagtccaatattctttcgctcgttcctccaacaacaacaaggtggatttttccttaaagatcgctcttcaagtaatattcaaggaaaaagaggcaagatgtaggatccaaatatcgcacaacacaTTTGTTAGTATGCGAGACTCAATTATTTCCTTAGattgcgagaatgtagcagagcctgcgaaattatAAGTGAGCCTGCGAAATTATAAATAGAGCCTGGGAAAACGTAACAGGGGATCCGAAAATGTAGGGTAATATGAGCTGTAATCCACTACTTGTGagctccactatgtaaacacctatataaagagaagagaAGGACAGAGAAAGAAGGGATACAATTTGTAGGGGAAACACATTTTGTAGAGGAGACACTTTGTAGAGGGAGAGagtctttattttctttatcatcttcttccctaaaaaactagatctagagttCTGCTAAAAACccattaatggagattctaaaTGTAATATTCATGTAAtctcaacaatcatagtgaagaaccatggatgtagatcacattgatcgaaccatgtaaaaaatccTTGTGTCCATTTACAATTTTCGcactcttatcatcatttttgcgTTTGGATCTAGAACTTATTATCAAGATATCatgaggggtgtgttgtagggaAACCTGCAACTACAGactcaaaaataaaatagaaaacttaagatGGTTTTGTTATCAAGATTGTAAAAAGCACTgaaactcaggattccaccattaaccaattaagtgatttaatctaatcaatattcatgcaattctttacgtttaaagtgattctaatttattgcctcttgtagatttttgaagtaaaaattgtaaacaccaagcatgaaacatcaaaagtcctaaaataagcatgttccatcaaaacgaatcacaatcatgcaaataaaaatcaattttacaatactagttctatgcaaataatcataaaacatattgcaaaaattaattaaaatagaaatataccacttttcatggaaaaatgacttcctccgtcgcctcagctaaggggtttagctcctcatattaatcacttgctcaaaatacatgtttatatcccaaaagttgattaaaagggtgAAAAAGTGCCAACACAGGGatctgcaacagttataagtgttacagttGCACTGTTACAGGAACGATAGAACTGAAGTgatgtagaacaacgacagttaGGTGAGAgtcattgttcttcgtgttcttcttgtACACCAGCAGAACTGAAATTTTTGTAACTTCTCATATTGTCTCTGTTATGTTCTAAACCTCCCGTAACTTCTCCTAGACCTAGATAACACCCTATGGGACTCGACCCATCCTTTTATACCACTCAGAAACCTCTAAAATCCGATTtaattccttcttttctttcttggCAGCCACGacaataattttttcttttttttgtttcatgCGTTTCTGAgttttccttttgattctaaactcttacttagatagatacaaatctttgggaatgtTTATACCACTTTAATCtccctagaattccaaaaataactcCAACAACAACCCGTGTATAACTCCAACttggtttcctttttccggctattctagccaatttgggttcgaATAAAAGACTACACCAGGCCTGTTTTTTCCttgggagtaaacccaatcaatttcagccctttaatctccCTAGAAATCGATCAGAatctcaaccctaattttgttctctCGActaccatttttcccgccaaaaaagaaagtttttgaaatgttgaagatgacctcccactatccagagtagaggtgcgaatagcaggtgatGTTGGGGGTTTCTtagagggtgccccttagtaattaggttaccccttatccaaagggagggtctgtatagtaattttctcccacgagcgcaaaaaccgcttttcgagccaatttcgccgcaaaagcttatttttccaaaaatacctacaaagatataaaataaccaaataagtacaaaatcgagcactaacaatacacgtaactgagattttatcagacacaaaaatgtgtctatcacttcgatgttgtataataatactatgacaatgtataacaatgattgagaattcttgttttctaattgttatgactacggattttcaacaacggggATACTAAACTTATaacttttgggatcattggagtacttggaagtgacgaagattttgagtaatgttgaaaaaccaagaatatcaggcatgtggaagagaagctacaaaagtttgtttatctatttttgtattccatatgtattgatagttttttcactaaaattgacaaagggggagactgttagagcactgctcggtcgaactctcatgcgttgctatctcaaacatgtttatcaatgttagtgatcaaaactataagtcttgatttctagtctacttatagctaagtctcggtctaggatagaaagtgtagttgagctcaagactccatggaggaccatcatacaaagacgaaaaactactcaaggaacttgtgaaacttcatcgactacaaggtatgtggagacttgaacttatctatcactcaaaactctatctcctatcttgagacaaaagtcgttttgctatgtagactctgattatacacatttgctatttcgagacgagtttatctcgcttatctatttctcgaaatatgtgttggttgcGATTTTGTGTTCCCTAATAACTAACCACTCTCTTTCTTTAATTGCACGTTGGTACACTCTCTTTTGTGTTCACATAGTTTTAATAGTTTATAGTGATAATCACTTGCAAAATTGTTGCGATTTTTGTGTTCACTAATAACTAACCACTCTCTTTCTTCAATTTACATCTTCGAAGATTCCACTAAACTACAGTTTACAACTGCAGCATCTTTTTTGGCTTCAGTTTCCTTGCTAATTTTGTTTTGTTCTTGCTTTAATGCAGGTACATTATCGAGAACGGAAAAAATTACATCACAGGTTCTAAAATGAAAGAGTAACTGGTTGGTGGCTGTCTGCTTCAATCTGTTTATGGACGTAGCTTTGTCTTTGTTTGTTTTCGTTTTTGATGGAAAGTTCCGGGCTTATTAATATTGTTCTTAGTTTGTGCGACATGAATTACTTAATTTCATTGTTAGACAAcagattttatttaaaaaatatattattatatgtgtaaaaaaaaattattacgtAAAAAGGCGTTCTATGCTTTTTGACAGAAGATCGTCGAATTGTCAGAGACGCCCCTGAACTCTGTCTGCCCTATAACTCCGTCTAATATACATGGACCTATAACTCCGTCTAATATACATGCACCTATAACTCCGTCTATAGATAGATAAAGGAGGACCGTCTAATATACATGCACCTATAACTCCGTCTAATATACATGCACCTATAACTCTGTCTGCCCCTTCCTTCTTTGCCATTTTCAgacctaattccttctttataaTCCTTGCATCTCATGAGCTAAGAAAGATAAAGGAGGACCGTCTAATATACTGTTATACATAAGTCAACGGAGTAAACTTATGTATAACCCTACTAATATACATGCACCTATCGAGAAAACACCGAAAAGAATCCGGTGAACCGTCTGTAGGGCAAGTGGCCTAATCTCACTCGAAAATCATCCGATTGATGACCGTAGCTTTTACCTTGTAACCCTTAGATTCATCCACGGAATTTTCCACGGTAAACCTTGGGCTATTATTTACTTTTTGGCTGTATAATAAGATGGCTTGGAAGTTCGAACCATGTTAGTTGGAAACTTAGATATGGTGAAGTAGGATGCTTATAATATTCATGCCTTTATCGGATAACACAGACCTTAGTATTTCATTTCCATAGATAACATTACATAGACCCGTTTTCCTGTAATTGACTATTCGTTTCTCTTTTGAGCGACCAAAGATCAAATCCATTATTTCCATTATTGCATCAAGTTCCATCTAGTTGCCCATTAATCGAATCGTCCGGAGCAATTAAAAGTAACAGTGCATGATTCATGGACGTTAACTGTGTAACTATGCTTAGGTTTCCACATGAACACAGGCAATTTAGACATCAGTTGGCAGACACAAGTAGCATCCATTTCCTTGATCCACCTGCAACAATCCGTTTGCTGTTGTGACAAGTgatggtggtgctgctgctgtctgCTTCCGCGCCTCTGTTGGTGTTGGTTGTTATGGCCATGATGACTAGAATGTCCATGCTGTGAGACTGGTAGCGACTTACAAGCTTGATTAGCCAAGGCATATTGAGGGGTGCATAAATATTTCTGCGACAAAGTCTTCTTCGGCATCCACAGGAGAACCATCACAAACAAGACCATCGACGTTGTTGATTGCATTTGTATTCGCTTCATAATGTGCATGAAAGGAACTTGGCATGTATTTTTGGTGTTAATAGTGGGTTTATATAATAACTTTATTAACTTCCTGAGGTTCTTATCATGTATTTAGCATGCCATGATTTGGGTCACATTATCTTGTGCCCTGTACTTGATTTACTGCTCCTTTATGTGTTACCATGAAAATTGCAGTCCAAGCGATGAACACAAAATAGATGAGCTAGTTTTCTGCTGAATTCTTTTAAGTCAGGGCAGTTTTTGCTCCGGTCCGAGGAGATAGAGCCTACTGTTGCAATAAAATGGTACTAGCATTAAGGACGTGACTGTTATTTCAAATCAATTTAGAGTTGCACACCTAATTTCAGCATAAAAATAGTCCATTTATAACAAAAGTTCAAAGAAACACAGAGATGTGCCCACTCCAAACTGGAGCAGCACAAGCCCAGAAGAAAAAACTAAGTAAATTGGCAATTTGGCATGAGAAACCACCAATTAGGTGGCTGCGATCCAACAACTAGGTTACAACCACCAATCATCTGCAAAGGCAGAACAATCAAACAGACAGCATTAACTGCAAGAATCAACTTTCAGCTCTGGTTAATAAAAAGAGGACAGCATAAGAACTCAGATTTACCCAACTGCTTCGAAGTTGTGtaccaactctcgacacccaatAGGGCCAATACCATCCCCTGCATTTAGAACTCTCAAATCTTCCTAGCTCTGCTCACCATATACAACCGATCCCTTCATTTTCGCGAAGCTGCTCTCCAAGTTAAGCTGCGGAAACCCTTCTCTTAATACTATTGCTCAGCTGTAACGCCTTGCACACTCACTCATGTAGAAATCCTGCACAAATCCAAATTTATCTTTGCAACTTCCATCAATGATAACTTCTGGCCTCCTCTTTGCATCTCTATCTTTCTCCCAGCCACATACTTACCATATATGTGCAGCACGTTTCATACCTTTGTCTCCCTGTCCCTCGTTCAAATCTGCAAGCTTTGATCACCTAATCAATATTTTACAAAACCCCAGGGGTAAATACAGAAACATGGTTGACTTAATCAACTTACACTGAGATGATACTATCTCTATAAAAATTAAATGGATCACTTCATCACTTCCTATCTGTTCTGCATCTCCTAGCTATGTTTTACATGCAAGTAGAAGTTTTAATATGTTTCAGATTTACAATTCACATCTCCTGGTGTCCTTTATCCATATTTGAGTCTCAAGTAGACAATTTTAATACAGATAGAAAAGAATACCATCCTAATTACCAGAACGGTTGTTGATGggaacccatgagttaacccacgcATTATAACTTCTAAAATGAAAACCATAGGAAATAAGGAAAAACAGAAGATGTAGTAATATGCCGCCACAGAAGTTACAGATCCAACTAAATCCTACCGAAATCACGAACAAATGTTGATGTTTGGAAAGATAAAATGCAGCAAATAGATCTACTTCTTCACCTAATCAACATCATCGACAATCAGCTTTTTACGTAAAACGAGGGACTTTAGATCAGACAGTAGAGAGTACTTCAACCTGAAGCAActgtttttcttcaaaaaatctGGAAACAGATATCTAATGATGGCAACTAAATAACACTAGATCCTCAGCTAAAAGGGAGGATATAAGGTGGAGGAGCAGTCGAGAAACTTATTCTTCAAAAAAATCTTTGTCAATCCAGCTTGCAACTCAATCAGCGcttataggtggaaaatatgAAACATACACAATGAAAATGCAACATCTAAATCCATACAACCAAATAGAAAGCATGGTTTGCGGGTGTTAATTCAAGGTTAGCATTAATTCAATAACATTCCACCAAGCTATCGAGTGTGGTGGGTGAGGTTTAACTGTACAAAGGCTAAAACTGAACCGGGGGTTCATGTTTCGACGCTATTGTCCATGTAATATTGGACGGGTTAGAcccaatcaaaacaaaatttgaAATATTAGACATTCATAAGTCTCCTATAAACCTCAATATCAGACAAGGCCTATGGGAACCGTACTATCcattattgataaaaaaaaaaacccatactATCCATTAAGGTCAGGAAAAAAAATCAGCTCCCAAGGTCTCATACTGTCCTCTACTTATAAATTGCCGAGGAAATACATAAAACATTAAAATAAATGACTTTACTGCATTAGGcaaagcaatcaagcaaataatGCCTTCAACAACTGAATAAGCATTTATCAGCCAAGCGCGTGAATAAATAAAAGGGTACCAATTACCattaaagaaatcaaaataaatGCAAAAAGAAACAATCCCATAACTGGAGTCTGGAGTACAATATTAACATTTCAAAACAAAAGGCATATGAATTCAAAATATAAACAGTCAGAGCTAATAAACAAAACTCTTCGATACTGGAACACAAATTTATAATACTAAAAGACGGACTCATATCTCATAGGGTAGGTTTCACAAGAACGTCAGAtttcaaaattaaaataaaaccgAATCTTCTCTGCATAAATTTCTCACTATAATAACGCCGCCAGTTTCAACATAACTGAAGAGATTAAAGAAATCTAAACACTAACTTTAACATACCTTGTACTGTCACAAAACTGGCAAAAAGTTATCAAACGAAAGCGAGTGATTCAATATACTGATGAGCTTTAAACCATGGGGATCCTGGATACCGCTGAATAGTTCCATGGATAATTTTGGACTCAAATTTCTTAAGATCAAATGAAACAACTCTTTCTTGTATTAGCACCACTAACTTTGACGAATCTTTTTCTTCCTCGATAAGCAATACAGAGAATTTGAACAAACCCTGGTCATCTACAATATCGTGTGGATGTATTATTGACAACTGATCTAGTGTGACATGGTATTTTAGCGTCCAACATCTATAATCAACATCCATCTCCAAAACATCTAAACTTGTTGTAGTACttggaagataattttgaatAAGATGTAATTTCCCCTTGCATTCTCCAAAGTATTCAACCACTCTTCTATACCATTTTTCGGGTGCAGGTGGCACTGGCATTCTCCTTAGTTGTTCTCTATCAACGTCGAAATAAACAGAAGATTCACTAGAGTTACTTGAATCACAATTTGTGCTCATCCAATGCAATGAACCATTCCAAAACACACCAGACTTGTAAAACACATCATAaggtgcagcagcaacaggattTCCAGAGAGCCTCCAACTGGCCGTTCTCGAACAATAGATTTCAATCACAAAATTATCATTCTCGTTTCTCCAAATGCAAACAACTTTGTAATGAGGTGACTTCAAGGGATCAAAAGCTAAACTCACACTACAAATACTCAACTCCCAACTACTCTTTATATCTTTAGGAAGAACTGAGTAACGTTTTGTGGACGGGTTGCAGATATAATACTTACCATCAATGGAACTGTAGCAACATAGTAAGAGCAGACCATTACAAGATTGTTCAATCCCTGAAACTGTGAGCCCTCCATTTGAGAAATCCGCTTGTGTTCGCAACGGGAGACTACTAGGGATGTTACCTTCCAAGAAAATGAACTCAAATTCTGGGTCCTCCCAAGGAGACAATTGCTGCAGGTAAAATCCAGGAACTGAAGGGCGTCTGTGAACCAAATGTTCcttaataaaatcaaaatcagagaTGAGGTGGCACCATTGTTTTGAAACAGATTTGAATACAAGTAGAGACTTCACAGATAAACACAATAAAACCCCTCTTAACAAATCAGGGTTACTGATTACAGCAATCAAAGACGATGAAATCTCACTGTTAATCTTCTGATTCTCGGAGGAATGTAAGACCATCTTCTTGCTTCTTGAATTTTATATATAACCCTACAAAAATTCCAATTTAGGTCTACCTTATCAAATTTCTGAAAAATGGGTTTTTGCAAATGATGTCAATTCCGATTAGCACTATAAGGTATTGAAAAATCAGTTCAACTTATGAAACCCCAGGAAAAATCCTAtcttcgtgctacaaaaatagttctttaaaagaagaaaacagtGATAAtttaaaaccaagaaaatggatatAATGAAAGTTCAATGGAAACCAAAAAGGAACCCAATGAAAGAAAAAATGTACCTTTGTTTTAGGGTTTCCCACTTTCATCGAGGAGAAAATTGGAGGCGGAGAAGTGGATAGAGGTTTTTTTCCAGAGATGCGGCAAAGAGGAGTATGAAATAAGGTCTAAGCGGGCCGTGCCTGAATTTGAGCCATGGCCTAGATATCGACCCGATGGTCTACGTTCTGTAATAACAGATTATTTATTTACTAGGTATCACGGCGGCCTTACTGTCTTAAGGCCAAGAAAAATAGTAATTGATCTGTCTTTGATATAGCTTAATTGTAGCAAAATCCAACTACTAAGATGTTCCGTAATTAAGTCACCGACCGGATGACCCGTAAgtagggagtcccttttatgattttcttgtaaaattacaatttgataaaaagattggataCGGTTtggtgataaaaaaaaattccatacGGTTTGGTGGTAAACCGACAATGTCCCTCCCTTTTAGCGATTTTAGTGAAGCCTTTTCACATAATTTCTAATGTATCATATTCATCCTTACTTGACGGTATaccctgggatttatcagaaaaAATGATAGTTTCGCGCCGTGTCGGAAAAATACTACTTTCACGCCGTGttgggaaaagtgatacttttcctCTATGTCAGGAAAAACGTACTTTCATTCCAGGtctggaaaaatgatactttcacgccgtgcctgaaaaatgatactttcgctccgtgtcaggaaaaatgatactttcgcgccgtgtcaggaaaaatgatactttgcctccgtgtcaggaaaaatgatactttcgcgtcatgtcaggaaaaatgatactttcactccgcgtcta
This DNA window, taken from Papaver somniferum cultivar HN1 chromosome 3, ASM357369v1, whole genome shotgun sequence, encodes the following:
- the LOC113358850 gene encoding F-box protein At5g07610-like, giving the protein MVLHSSENQKINSEISSSLIAVISNPDLLRGVLLCLSVKSLLVFKSVSKQWCHLISDFDFIKEHLVHRRPSVPGFYLQQLSPWEDPEFEFIFLEGNIPSSLPLRTQADFSNGGLTVSGIEQSCNGLLLLCCYSSIDGKYYICNPSTKRYSVLPKDIKSSWELSICSVSLAFDPLKSPHYKVVCIWRNENDNFVIEIYCSRTASWRLSGNPVAAAPYDVFYKSGVFWNGSLHWMSTNCDSSNSSESSVYFDVDREQLRRMPVPPAPEKWYRRVVEYFGECKGKLHLIQNYLPSTTTSLDVLEMDVDYRCWTLKYHVTLDQLSIIHPHDIVDDQGLFKFSVLLIEEEKDSSKLVVLIQERVVSFDLKKFESKIIHGTIQRYPGSPWFKAHQYIESLAFV